From Methanorbis rubei, one genomic window encodes:
- the trmY gene encoding tRNA (pseudouridine(54)-N(1))-methyltransferase TrmY produces MPRFAIVGHKAVTTPDFSLNDMPGAAGRMDVLCRCVNASFFLSHDLRRDTECYLILKGGDIPKTLSFSGDTIRSLNPDERSAGALIKKGLTTAAEPEFKKAADGIAIRSSGLAELLADFSFAVLDENGEDIRDAETLPENYILSDHMNFTEEEEALLADLPRYSVGPRVLHADHTITVILNEFDRRQKQ; encoded by the coding sequence ATGCCCCGGTTTGCAATTGTCGGCCACAAGGCCGTAACAACTCCCGACTTTTCCTTAAATGATATGCCGGGAGCCGCAGGAAGAATGGACGTCCTCTGCCGCTGCGTCAACGCATCCTTCTTCCTCAGCCATGATCTCCGCCGCGATACCGAATGTTATCTTATTCTCAAAGGAGGAGACATTCCAAAAACACTCAGCTTCTCAGGAGACACCATCCGGTCCCTGAACCCTGACGAGAGAAGCGCCGGAGCACTCATCAAAAAAGGACTCACCACCGCAGCAGAGCCTGAGTTCAAAAAAGCTGCCGACGGCATTGCAATCCGCAGCAGCGGACTCGCAGAACTTCTGGCAGATTTTTCGTTTGCCGTGCTTGATGAAAACGGCGAAGACATCAGGGATGCAGAAACACTGCCGGAGAATTATATTCTGAGTGATCACATGAACTTCACCGAAGAAGAAGAGGCACTTCTTGCAGACCTTCCGCGCTACTCGGTAGGTCCCCGCGTGCTGCATGCAGACCATACCATCACCGTCATCCTGAATGAGTTCGACCGGAGGCAGAAACAGTGA
- a CDS encoding tRNA pseudouridine(54/55) synthase Pus10 yields the protein MLETVHNILEYGDICDHCLGRLFAKRSFGLTNEQRGNALRIAHALAYNIPFVPYEKGTCWICNDLFDQIPYWAEKVAVALKDIDYETFVIGTRVPPMMTESEEMIWSDLSLEKPEPLKSEMNREVGKAVSALTGKKGDPKNPEVTAVLNIADDCVELQIASVYFYGRYLKLERGIPQTHWDCRACRGRGCEKCNFTGKQYPTSVEELIAEVPIQLFSAEKGVLHGSGREDIDAVMIGTGRPFVMEMQNPLNRKVNLQELESAINASAGPRVQVKLESWSDKKMVEMLKSHKGHKTYRILVDIDDSISLDKVQNAVSKLKGALIHQRTPERVAHRRADLVRERSVVDIECLGIEDSLYRIEVVGEGGLYIKELVSGDGGRTTPSLAEILAVPAKVVALDVVQVDGINNGDE from the coding sequence ATTTTGGAAACCGTTCACAACATCCTTGAGTACGGAGACATCTGTGATCACTGTCTGGGAAGATTATTTGCAAAACGATCGTTCGGTCTCACCAACGAACAGCGCGGCAACGCGCTGCGCATCGCGCACGCACTTGCCTACAACATTCCGTTCGTCCCCTACGAAAAAGGAACCTGCTGGATCTGCAATGATCTCTTTGATCAGATTCCCTACTGGGCGGAAAAAGTTGCGGTGGCCCTCAAAGACATCGACTACGAAACCTTTGTGATCGGAACACGCGTTCCCCCCATGATGACCGAGTCTGAAGAGATGATCTGGTCTGACCTCTCTCTTGAAAAACCAGAACCGCTGAAGTCTGAGATGAACCGCGAGGTCGGAAAAGCAGTATCCGCTCTCACCGGAAAGAAAGGAGACCCGAAAAATCCCGAAGTAACCGCAGTGCTCAACATCGCAGACGACTGCGTGGAACTTCAGATCGCATCAGTCTACTTTTACGGCAGATACCTCAAACTCGAACGGGGAATTCCCCAGACACACTGGGACTGCCGCGCATGCCGCGGAAGAGGATGTGAAAAATGCAATTTCACCGGAAAACAGTACCCGACCTCTGTCGAAGAACTCATCGCAGAAGTCCCGATACAACTGTTCTCCGCAGAAAAAGGCGTATTGCATGGATCAGGGCGCGAAGACATTGATGCGGTCATGATTGGAACCGGCAGACCGTTTGTCATGGAGATGCAAAATCCGCTGAATCGCAAAGTAAATCTGCAGGAGTTGGAATCCGCAATCAATGCATCCGCCGGCCCACGCGTTCAGGTAAAACTCGAAAGCTGGTCTGACAAAAAAATGGTGGAAATGCTTAAATCACACAAAGGGCATAAAACATACAGGATTCTAGTCGATATAGACGACAGTATCTCTCTTGATAAGGTTCAGAATGCGGTATCAAAGCTGAAAGGAGCTTTGATTCATCAGCGCACGCCCGAACGCGTAGCTCACCGCAGAGCAGATCTTGTGCGAGAGAGGTCAGTTGTTGATATCGAGTGTCTCGGAATAGAAGATTCCCTCTACCGCATTGAGGTTGTTGGAGAAGGAGGACTCTATATCAAGGAACTCGTATCAGGAGACGGAGGTCGAACAACCCCGAGTCTCGCTGAAATCCTCGCCGTCCCCGCCAAGGTTGTCGCATTAGACGTGGTGCAGGTCGACGGAATTAATAATGGAGATGAGTAA
- a CDS encoding 50S ribosomal protein L21e — translation MAKHNGIKKRTRYKLQKGLRERGMPNVTSVIQHFEEGQKVHIVLEPSVQKGMPHPRFHGRTGTILGQRGRAWILEIKDGNATKVVISRPQHLKAQKY, via the coding sequence ATGGCAAAACATAATGGTATTAAGAAACGGACACGGTATAAGCTTCAGAAGGGTCTCCGCGAGCGCGGAATGCCGAATGTAACTTCTGTCATCCAGCACTTCGAAGAAGGACAGAAAGTTCACATCGTGCTTGAGCCGAGCGTGCAGAAGGGTATGCCCCACCCGCGTTTCCACGGCAGAACCGGTACTATTCTCGGTCAGCGCGGACGTGCGTGGATCCTTGAGATCAAAGACGGCAATGCAACCAAAGTGGTCATCTCCCGTCCCCAGCACCTCAAGGCGCAGAAATATTAA